In Hippoglossus stenolepis isolate QCI-W04-F060 chromosome 21, HSTE1.2, whole genome shotgun sequence, one DNA window encodes the following:
- the xrcc6 gene encoding X-ray repair cross-complementing protein 6: MAEWNAYYQNEDEEEEQEDGEQSTGDYKITGRDSLVFLIDASKEMFIKGEDGQPSNFDMTMQVVRSVYTSKIISSHRDLVALVFYGTEQSKNPRNSFKHVYVYHDLDEPGAKRVQDVDALREAKGAKLAAETMGSGETSLGDALWCCSNLYSDIKLRLSHKRLMIFTCRDEPHGGDSTKDRQARTKASDLKETGVIIDLMHLMKPGGFDVSIFFRDIVSPPEDESELALQLEPCQKMEDLKKRVRAKEQKKRAITRLKLCLGEDLNVAVGIYANAVTARKPGAIKLYRETNEPVRSKTRTFHTQTGSLLLPSEIKKAQVYGKKKIVMEKDEVDAIKKFDDPGLILIGFKPMESLKLHHYVRPSLFIYPEEDQVKGSACLFSALLTKCSERNVFALCRCISRRNVPPRFVALVPQEEVVDEGKVQNIPPGFNAIFLPYADDIRTLDIPQFPSASQTQVDKMKEIVSKLRFKYRSDAFENPVIQQHYRNLEALALDMMAPEDTEDLIMPKVDQMDDRLGPLVQEFKDLVYPSNYNPDNKPAAKRKTANTGGAAEKKPKLEVSEDELKAHVQNGTLGKLTVPVLKEACKLFGVRTTGTKKQELIDALVARLG; this comes from the exons ATGGCCGAGTGGAACGCCTACTACCAaaatgaggatgaggaggaagaacaggAGGATGGAGAGCAATCAACAG GAGATTACAAAATCACAGGAAGAGACAGTTTGGTGTTCTTGATTGATGCCTCCAAGGAAATGTTCATCAAAGGAGAAGACGGACAGCCCTCCAACTTTGACATGACCATGCAG GTTGTGCGCAGTGTGTACACCAGTAAGATCATTAGTAGTCACAGGGACCTGGTGGCTCTAGTTTTCTACGGCACAGAACAAAGCAAAAACCCCAGGAACTCATTCAAGCACGTGTATGTTTACCACGACCTCGATGAACCTG GTGCAAAGCGAGTGCAGGACGTGGACGCTCTGCGGGAGGCAAAAGGTGCAAAGCTCGCAGCAGAGACCATGGGCAGTGGAGAGACATCACTAGGTGACGCGCTGTGGTGCTGCAGCAACCTCTACAGTGACATCAAGCTTCGCCTCTCACACAAGAGGCTCATGATCTTCACCTGCAGGGATGAACCTCATGGAGGCGACAGTACGAAGGATCGACAGGCTCGCACCAAAGCCAGTGACCTCAAAGAGACAG GTGTTATCATTGATTTAATGCACCTGATGAAACCTGGCGGCTTCGACGTCTCGATATTCTTTCGTGACATTGTAAGTCCACCAGAGGATGAGAGCGAGTTGGCGTTGCAGCTGGAGCCGTGTCAAAAAATGGAGGACCTCAAGAAGAGGGTGCGCGCcaaggagcagaagaagagagcgATAACAAG GTTAAAACTGTGTCTGGGTGAGGACCTAAACGTAGCCGTGGGGATTTATGCAAATGCCGTGACGGCCCGAAAACCTGGAGCCATCAAACTTTACAGGGAAACCAACGAGCCAGTCCGCAGCAAAACCCGCACCTTCCACACCCAGACCGGCAGCCTGCTGCTGCCCAGTGAGATAAAGAAAGCCCAG gtgTATGGTAAAAAGAAGATAGTGATGGAGAAGGATGAGGTGGATGCCATCAAGAAGTTTGATGATCCTGGACTGATTCTAATCGGATTCAAACCCATGGAGAGTCTGAAACTGCATCACTATGTCCGGCCTTCTCTCTTCATCTATCCTGAGGAGGATCAGGTTaaag gaaGTGCATGTCTGTTCTCCGCCTTGCTGACTAAGTGTAGCGAGAGGAACGTGTTCGCTCTGTGCCGTTGCATCTCCCGCCGAAACGTCCCACCACGATTTGTTGCCCTGGTGCCTCAGGAAGAAGTGGTCGACGAGGGGAAAGTACAGAATATACCACCAG GTTTCAACGCCATCTTCCTGCCGTATGCTGATGATATACGGACGCTGGATATTCCTCAGTTCCCGTCAGCCTCACAAACACAGGTGGATAAGATGAAGGAGATCGTCTCCAAACTCCGCTTCAAATACAG GAGTGATGCATTTGAGAACCCAGTCATCCAGCAACATTACAGGAACCTGGAGGCCTTGGCTCTGGACATGATGGCTCCAGAAGATACAGAGGACCTCATCA tGCCAAAGGTGGATCAGATGGACGATCGTCTGGGTCCTCTGGTGCAGGAGTTTAAAGACCTGGTCTACCCTTCCAACTACAACCCAGACAACAAACCAGCTGCCAAACGCAAAACAG CAAACACCGGAGGTGCAGCTGAGAAGAAGCCAAAGCTTGAAGTGTCAGAAGACGAGCTGAAGGCCCACGTGCAGAACGGCACCTTGGGAAAGCTGACCGTGCCGGTGCTGAAGGAGGCCTGTAAGCTGTTTGGAGTTCGGACCACTGGTACCAAGAAGCAGGAACTGATCGATGCTCTGGTGGCCCGCCTGGGTTAA
- the LOC118100121 gene encoding GTPase IMAP family member 1: MECQCDKDGDVVPGWWLGGNNFQMGGFAVVGYLLYRFSQTLPALIRWPIRLFCSLTGLSALWGWVSHLVRTLRGIKRLFKFLSGIWRFIVGSSTDGDMGNPSSKPGLRLILIGPAGGGRTTLLNTLSGNSDTNAPKGHLLNCTKQMTVLDGREVTLIDTPDILGPSLGINSRAREALRSLQLVSPGPHAFLLVVQAPGSSMGIGHDANQAMQAMLELFGEGVVGHIIPVLTHADRLGGRRTVDQLLEVDTGALRRAVSLCGQKPELVDNRPDCPPEEQSATRRQLVGRVMELKELRGHFVHELQRREDRIREELLTDMASALARKLGHM; this comes from the exons ATGGAGTGTCAGTGTGACAAGGATGGGGATGTTGTGCCAG GCTGGTGGCTGGGCGGCAACAACTTCCAGATGGGAGGTTTCGCTGTGGTCGGATATCTTCTCTACAGATTCTCTCAGA CGCTCCCAGCTCTGATCCGATGGCCCATTCGTCTCTTCTGCTCTTTAACTG GTCTGTCAGCTCTTTGGGGCTGGGTGAGCCACCTCGTGCGAACACTGCGTG gtATCAAGAGGTTATTCAAATTCCTGTCCGGGATTTGGCGGTTTATCGTAG GATCATCCACAGATGGAGACATGGGCAATCCAAGCAGTAAACCAGGCTTGAGGCTGATCCTCATTGGGCCCGCTGGTGGAGGACGGACCACCTTGCTTAATACTTTGTCGGGCAACAGTGACACAAATGCACCAAAGGGTCACCTTTTAAATTGCACCAAGCAAATGACAGTATTGGACGGTAGAGAGGTTACACTGATCGACACCCCGGATATTCTTGGGCCATCACTGGGGATTAACAGTAGAGCCAGGGAGGCTTTAAGGAGCCTTCAGCTTGTGAGTCCTGGACCACACGCCTTCCTGCTGGTGGTCCAGGCTCCAGGCTCCAGCATGGGGATCGGCCACGACGCTAACCAGGCGATGCAAGCCATGCTAGAGCTGTTTGGAGAGGGGGTGGTGGGGCACATCATCCCAGTGCTCACCCACGCAGACAGGCTGGGTGGGAGGCGCACTGTGGATCAGCTGCTGGAAGTGGACACTGGGGCTCTGAGAAGGGCTGTGTCTCTGTGCGGCCAGAAGCCTGAGCTGGTGGACAACCGGCCAGACTGCCccccagaggagcagagtgCGACGCGCAGGCAGTTGGTGGGGCGGGTGatggagctgaaggagctgagGGGGCATTTCGTCCacgagctgcagaggagggaggaccgGATCAGGGAGGAGCTGCTGACTGACATGGCCTCTGCACTGGCAAGAAAACTAGGACACATGTGA
- the josd1 gene encoding josephin-1: MGSAPCPAGEWKGRGRGGLQELGCMPWKVSKQKYGGGEVVVVGAEERRCRDPRDSQQQQDLSSSSSSLTPPAPPQSSLTPPAIYHEKQRRELCALHALNNVFQDGTAFSRDTLQEIYQRLSPSTLVTPHKKSMLGNGNYDVNVIMAALQTRGFEAVWWDKRRDVGSIELSNVTGFILNVPSNLRWGPLRLPLKRQHWIGVREVGGVYYNLDSKLRSPQPIGNPEELRKFLRQQLRGKNCELLLVVSEEVEARQTWRSDG, from the exons ATGGGGAGCGCTCCGTGTCCAGCCGGCGagtggaaggggagggggcGAGGAGGCCTGCAGGAGCTGGGCTGCATGCCCTGGAAGGTCAGCAAGCAGAAgtatggaggaggagaggtggtggtggtgggagcggaggagaggaggtgcagGGATCCCAGGGACTCTCAACAGCAGCAGGAtctctcgtcttcctcctcctccctcacccctccagCGCCTCCCCAATCCTCTTTGACACCTCCAGCCATTTATCATGAAAAGCAGCGGAGGGAGCTGTGCGCCCTGCACGCGCTCAATAACGTCTTCCAGGACGGGACAGCCTTCAGTCGGGACACCTTGCAGGAGATATACCAGAG GCTTTCTCCCAGCACTCTGGTGACGCCCCATAAGaagagcatgctgggaaatggGAACTATGATGTAAATGTCATTATGGCAGCCCTGCAGACCCGAGGGTTTGAGGCAGTTTGGTGGGATAAAAGAAG GGATGTTGGCAGCATCGAGCTCTCCAATGTGACAGGTTTCATTCTGAATGTGCCGTCCAACCTGCGCTGGGGGCCCCTGCGGCTGCCGCTCAAACGCCAGCACTGGATAGGAGTCAGAGAGGTGGGAGGAGTCTACTACAacctggactccaagctgcGTAGCCCTCAACCCATCGGCAACCCGGAAGAGCTCAG GAAGTTTCTGCGCCAGCAGCTGCGAGGGAAGAACTGTGAACTCCTATTGGTCGTttcagaggaagtggaggcacGGCAGACGTGGCGGTCTGATGGCTGA